In a single window of the Fibrobacter sp. UWH4 genome:
- a CDS encoding class I SAM-dependent methyltransferase, whose protein sequence is MELWNLLISESVQGFIEEAASKKMDALQISTRLNKDGFSNEERAAIMDYMALVPKFRDKFFDDKERKGKFLLCDRLALEQSTAKDIGRWKANLWPSEGSVNDLCCGMGGDSLFLPHSLKITGVDLDENRLTMYRYNMHALGKDVNTLCADVRSVDNSADYFTIDPARRALEGENQRDLRNLTPTLEEVIEISKRYKGGMAKLPPGYPPAEIPDGTEILYLGGHSDCRECLVLFGALAKNPDTVRAVIIGKSGETLAEWSRGRDRSIETLDEDLQEKLDKNDSLEGKDRTYRTATSKSDLPLGELDKYIAEPAPVLIRSHLFNAAALACDPNAHLISEGIAYVASGMPLPAPGFACYEVLAHAEIATGAVRAMLKEHEIGKITLKLRGVKLDPDAEIKRLKPKGKESAILFYTRFRGEKIAILTRRTEP, encoded by the coding sequence ATGGAACTGTGGAATTTGCTGATATCCGAAAGCGTTCAGGGCTTTATCGAAGAAGCCGCATCTAAGAAAATGGATGCCCTCCAGATTTCGACCCGACTGAACAAGGACGGATTCAGCAACGAAGAACGCGCCGCCATTATGGACTATATGGCGCTAGTTCCCAAGTTCCGCGACAAGTTCTTTGACGACAAGGAACGCAAAGGAAAATTCCTGCTCTGCGACAGGCTCGCCCTGGAACAGAGTACCGCAAAGGATATCGGACGCTGGAAGGCGAACCTCTGGCCCAGCGAAGGTTCTGTAAACGATTTATGCTGTGGCATGGGAGGCGACAGCTTATTTCTCCCCCATTCGCTAAAGATTACCGGGGTGGATCTCGACGAAAACCGCCTCACCATGTACCGCTACAACATGCACGCCCTCGGAAAGGACGTCAACACGCTCTGCGCGGATGTGCGCTCGGTCGATAATTCGGCAGACTATTTCACTATCGACCCAGCCCGCCGCGCGCTCGAAGGAGAAAACCAGCGCGACCTGCGCAACCTGACCCCTACGCTCGAAGAAGTCATCGAAATCAGCAAACGCTACAAGGGCGGCATGGCGAAGCTTCCGCCCGGCTACCCGCCGGCAGAAATTCCCGACGGAACCGAGATTCTTTATTTAGGCGGTCACAGCGACTGCCGCGAATGCCTCGTGCTGTTCGGCGCGCTCGCCAAGAACCCGGACACCGTCCGCGCCGTCATCATCGGCAAATCAGGCGAAACACTTGCCGAATGGAGCCGGGGGCGCGACCGTTCCATCGAAACACTAGACGAGGACCTTCAAGAAAAACTCGACAAGAACGACAGCCTCGAAGGCAAGGACCGCACCTACCGCACCGCAACCAGCAAGAGCGACCTTCCGCTCGGGGAACTCGACAAATATATCGCCGAGCCCGCACCGGTCCTTATCCGCAGTCACCTCTTTAACGCAGCGGCCCTCGCCTGCGACCCGAACGCGCACCTGATTTCAGAAGGTATCGCCTATGTCGCCAGCGGTATGCCCCTCCCCGCACCGGGTTTCGCCTGCTACGAAGTTCTCGCCCACGCAGAAATTGCGACGGGCGCCGTCCGCGCGATGCTCAAGGAACACGAGATCGGCAAAATCACGCTCAAGCTCCGCGGCGTCAAGCTAGATCCCGACGCCGAAATCAAGCGCCTCAAGCCCAAGGGCAAAGAATCTGCAATCCTTTTCTACACCCGTTTCCGCGGCGAGAAAATAGCCATACTTACAAGGAGAACCGAGCCATGA
- a CDS encoding DUF3943 domain-containing protein produces MLFGHLSKSFTTILVLCGALFAQQIDSVKIAVIPDSIREKLKDENAVFSIEEARILRTAILGDSVIMKREKDTLVVPKDNLYGTHVNPLIVSAEVLGQNAIVWAWDYYVLDKDYAHTGPSYWKRNFREGWKWDHNHWAINFYGHPYQGSMYYASARGSGYGFYSSILFAALGSSTWEMFCETEYPAPNDLISTSIAGSMFGEALYRLSRAAYNKPGAPWYRQLAAFVLEPAGYVQRKAFGNRDFYTGWVPIELAVATGMGSRFGSVYRMGGENSDEVDAEWNDRHGFLAVSLEYGKPYTKVKRPFDYFQAEFMSEGGFEGAVLQLDVMGKLINRNIHARGHWLDFSINLDYDTFYGDLATVSTLSLGGAMDIALWLTPHMRFRVINQLYWIMLGSADMGYDDIIQEFNPDYHPDKDSYQYNSGVKYSLTLETLYKNKWKFFSKTTIDAMKTIEGTTPDYGVTGWDFLLLNKTALEYKLLNWMDIGYRLDTYIKMAAYSSDIAEPMSRRIHAYTLYLNFHLLGE; encoded by the coding sequence ATGCTATTCGGACACCTTTCAAAATCATTCACAACGATTCTCGTTCTATGCGGAGCACTATTTGCACAGCAGATCGACTCGGTTAAAATTGCGGTCATACCCGACAGCATCCGCGAAAAATTGAAGGACGAAAACGCTGTTTTCAGCATCGAAGAGGCCAGGATTCTTCGCACCGCCATTTTAGGCGATTCAGTCATTATGAAACGCGAAAAAGACACCCTTGTCGTGCCTAAGGACAACCTCTATGGCACCCATGTAAACCCATTAATCGTATCAGCCGAAGTTCTCGGTCAAAACGCGATCGTTTGGGCATGGGATTATTATGTCCTTGATAAAGACTATGCGCACACGGGTCCAAGCTACTGGAAAAGGAACTTTCGCGAAGGCTGGAAATGGGATCATAATCACTGGGCAATCAACTTTTACGGTCACCCTTACCAAGGTTCTATGTACTATGCCTCCGCAAGAGGCAGCGGCTACGGATTCTACTCAAGCATCCTATTTGCAGCACTCGGCAGCTCCACCTGGGAAATGTTCTGCGAAACGGAATATCCCGCCCCGAACGACCTTATTTCTACATCGATCGCGGGTTCCATGTTCGGCGAAGCCCTCTACAGACTTTCACGAGCAGCCTACAATAAACCTGGTGCTCCCTGGTACAGACAGTTAGCCGCATTCGTGCTTGAACCTGCCGGATATGTTCAACGGAAAGCGTTTGGCAATCGCGACTTTTACACGGGATGGGTTCCCATCGAACTCGCCGTTGCGACAGGCATGGGGTCACGATTTGGTTCCGTCTACCGTATGGGTGGCGAAAATTCCGACGAAGTCGACGCCGAATGGAACGATCGTCACGGATTCCTTGCTGTTTCGCTGGAGTATGGAAAACCCTACACGAAAGTAAAGCGCCCCTTCGATTATTTTCAGGCTGAATTCATGAGCGAAGGCGGCTTCGAAGGAGCAGTGCTGCAACTGGACGTCATGGGAAAACTCATTAACCGAAACATTCACGCGCGTGGACACTGGCTGGACTTTTCAATCAACCTTGACTACGACACCTTTTACGGCGACCTGGCGACCGTCAGCACCCTGTCTTTGGGTGGTGCTATGGATATCGCGCTCTGGCTTACCCCGCACATGCGCTTTCGCGTCATTAATCAGCTATACTGGATTATGCTCGGTTCCGCCGACATGGGCTATGACGACATTATCCAGGAATTCAACCCCGACTACCATCCAGATAAAGACAGTTACCAGTACAATTCCGGCGTAAAATACAGTCTCACCCTGGAAACCCTCTACAAGAACAAGTGGAAATTTTTCAGCAAGACGACCATCGACGCCATGAAAACGATCGAAGGAACCACACCCGATTATGGCGTGACCGGCTGGGACTTTTTGTTGCTCAACAAGACTGCGCTCGAATACAAATTGCTGAACTGGATGGACATCGGCTACCGTCTCGATACCTATATCAAGATGGCCGCCTATTCTTCTGACATTGCCGAACCGATGTCCCGCAGGATTCACGCCTACACCTTGTATCTGAATTTCCACCTGCTCGGTGAATAA
- the ung gene encoding uracil-DNA glycosylase encodes MSVKLEESWLNLLADQFEQPYFKQIKEKLLQEKAEHHVVYPPGSQIFAALDFCPVDKVKAVIIGQDPYHNPGQAHGLCFSVPMGIQPPPSLVNIFQELHDDLGINPPPHGNLESWAHQGILLLNASLTVRAHMAASHAGIGWQQFTDTIIKRLSETRENLVFLLWGSFAIKKQELVAKNRGHLILTAPHPSPLSAYRGFFGCKHFSKANEYLKSKGLEPIDWSIK; translated from the coding sequence ATGTCCGTCAAACTCGAAGAATCCTGGCTGAACCTGCTCGCAGACCAATTTGAGCAGCCCTACTTCAAGCAAATCAAAGAAAAACTTTTACAAGAAAAGGCTGAACACCACGTGGTGTACCCGCCGGGATCCCAAATTTTTGCAGCACTCGATTTTTGCCCGGTCGACAAGGTCAAGGCGGTCATTATCGGGCAGGACCCCTACCACAATCCGGGACAGGCTCACGGACTCTGCTTCTCGGTACCGATGGGAATCCAGCCGCCACCCTCGCTCGTGAACATCTTCCAGGAACTGCACGACGACCTGGGGATCAATCCTCCCCCGCACGGGAACCTCGAAAGCTGGGCTCACCAGGGAATCCTTCTGCTGAACGCATCACTCACGGTACGCGCCCACATGGCAGCAAGCCATGCCGGAATCGGCTGGCAGCAATTTACAGACACCATCATCAAGCGTTTGTCCGAAACCCGCGAAAACCTTGTTTTCTTACTTTGGGGCAGCTTCGCCATCAAGAAACAGGAACTGGTTGCGAAAAATCGCGGTCACTTGATATTAACCGCCCCGCACCCAAGTCCGCTTTCTGCCTATCGCGGTTTCTTTGGATGTAAACATTTCAGCAAGGCGAACGAATATCTAAAAAGTAAGGGCCTCGAGCCCATTGACTGGAGCATTAAATAG
- the gatA gene encoding Asp-tRNA(Asn)/Glu-tRNA(Gln) amidotransferase subunit GatA, with the protein MFTIDELQAKLAGGATAVSLAEESLNKIESTKNLNAYISVLNERALQKAAESDKRRAEGKSLGALDGIPVAVKDNMCIEGTRTTAASKILDNFVAPYTATAIEKLEAAGAVIVGKTNMDEFAMGSSSETSYYGPVKNPLDESRVPGGSSGGSAVAVASGTVACALGSDTGGSIRQPAACTGVVGLKPTYGRVSRYGLLAYASSLDQIGPFGATVKDTATLLGAICGIDPHDNTTSTRPTEDFTAKLDAGVKGKVIGVPKEYFGEGLDAECKAAIEGMLKKLEAEGATLKEISLPHISYAVSSYYIIATAEASSNLSRYDGVRYGYRSKEARKLFDLYAKSRSEGFGKEVQRRILLGSYVLSAGFYDAYYVQAQKVRRLITDDFNKAFESCDVIASPTMPGLPLKCGMNESDPMAVYLSDIYTVSLNLSGLPGVSVPCGMAGGLPVGLQWIGKPFMEADLLSVAAATEKLAK; encoded by the coding sequence ATGTTTACTATTGACGAACTTCAAGCTAAGTTGGCTGGCGGCGCTACCGCTGTTTCGCTCGCCGAAGAATCTCTTAATAAGATTGAATCTACCAAGAACTTGAACGCCTACATTAGCGTATTGAACGAACGCGCTCTTCAAAAGGCAGCCGAATCCGACAAGCGCCGCGCAGAAGGCAAGAGTCTCGGCGCACTGGACGGCATCCCCGTCGCCGTGAAGGACAATATGTGCATCGAAGGTACGCGCACCACGGCCGCCTCCAAGATTCTCGACAACTTCGTCGCCCCCTACACCGCTACCGCCATCGAAAAGCTCGAAGCGGCAGGTGCGGTTATCGTCGGCAAGACGAACATGGACGAATTCGCGATGGGTTCGAGCAGCGAGACCTCGTACTACGGGCCGGTGAAGAACCCGCTCGACGAGTCCCGCGTTCCGGGTGGTTCCAGTGGCGGTTCGGCCGTAGCCGTGGCCAGTGGCACGGTCGCCTGTGCGCTCGGCTCCGACACCGGTGGTTCCATTCGTCAGCCCGCCGCCTGCACAGGCGTTGTGGGCTTGAAGCCCACCTACGGCCGTGTTTCCCGTTACGGCCTCTTGGCTTACGCAAGCTCTTTGGACCAGATAGGCCCCTTCGGTGCAACCGTTAAGGATACCGCCACCCTCCTCGGCGCTATCTGCGGCATCGACCCGCACGACAACACCACCAGCACTCGCCCGACCGAAGACTTTACCGCAAAGCTTGATGCCGGCGTGAAGGGCAAGGTGATCGGCGTCCCGAAGGAATACTTCGGCGAAGGTCTCGACGCCGAATGCAAGGCCGCTATCGAAGGCATGCTGAAGAAACTCGAAGCCGAAGGCGCCACCCTCAAGGAAATCAGCCTCCCGCACATCAGCTACGCCGTGTCCAGCTACTACATCATCGCAACCGCCGAAGCAAGTTCGAACCTTTCACGCTACGACGGCGTTCGCTACGGCTACCGCAGCAAGGAAGCCCGCAAGCTCTTTGACCTGTACGCCAAGTCCCGCAGCGAAGGTTTCGGCAAGGAAGTCCAGCGCCGCATTCTCCTCGGCAGCTACGTGCTTTCCGCAGGCTTCTACGACGCCTACTACGTGCAAGCCCAGAAGGTCCGTCGCCTGATTACCGACGACTTCAACAAGGCTTTCGAAAGCTGCGACGTAATCGCAAGCCCGACGATGCCGGGACTCCCGCTCAAGTGCGGCATGAACGAATCTGACCCGATGGCCGTTTACCTCAGCGACATCTACACCGTGAGCCTGAACCTTTCCGGCCTCCCGGGCGTAAGCGTGCCGTGCGGCATGGCCGGTGGACTCCCCGTGGGTCTCCAGTGGATCGGTAAGCCGTTTATGGAAGCCGACCTGCTCAGCGTCGCCGCTGCAACTGAAAAGCTTGCAAAGTGA
- a CDS encoding DUF4321 domain-containing protein: protein MNRKNTFGRLLLFIVLGLIIGGILGECLGVLFGQLGELMNAGGYNNVVHNFFVSSFNFNIGFGDKPEPVVLDLYLVKLALGFGIKLNVVSVIGMIIGIYIMKWSGER from the coding sequence ATGAATCGCAAGAATACATTTGGCCGTTTATTGCTGTTTATTGTGCTGGGCCTGATTATCGGCGGAATCCTGGGCGAATGCCTCGGGGTGCTGTTCGGCCAGCTTGGCGAACTGATGAACGCGGGTGGATACAACAACGTGGTCCACAACTTCTTCGTGTCGTCGTTCAATTTCAACATCGGTTTTGGCGACAAGCCCGAGCCCGTGGTTCTTGACCTCTACCTCGTCAAGCTCGCCCTCGGATTTGGCATCAAACTGAACGTGGTCAGTGTCATCGGCATGATTATCGGCATCTACATTATGAAATGGTCCGGAGAAAGGTAA
- a CDS encoding glycosyl hydrolase 53 family protein — protein MGYRMGYLEKGTLCALSLAVASFMGLQACGGDSGSVADFDYEVVQSSASVQRDTFYIEPQVFSSADFSISSQGEPFSSAELAQSLSSSAWPTSSYTLLPASSALDPRTSFGPELSSARLPPHSSAAIPPHSSDSKPPQSSASQEPSSSAESPLDFSFYRGADISTVQEYERFGAKFYDVDGTEKDIFSLLKNHGFNAIRLKTFVSPKAQYGYAAQGCEHDAEAYADKEHVVAYAQKVKAAGMAFLLDIHYSDNWADPGKQIIPSRWRSVQSSDALADSVYAYTYDLVSALKQVNATPDLVQIGNETTPGIMIHVPNSSTNCWGKNVDKAPTSINGDMGTSSGKANAAKYFKAGIRAVKAVSQNIKTVLHIEGIHKTSTVNWWMTEIFKNQKVPADVMGFSAYTAYDDGLPDSWKSLFESLASNYPNLEFIVAEYNGGDANNHYNYDGSRRRTDEMVRGLDRWIGAFFWEPTLYGEWGSALFDWRGSDLYANKDAFDEYSVDVRH, from the coding sequence ATGGGATATCGAATGGGTTATTTAGAAAAAGGGACGCTGTGTGCCCTGAGCCTTGCTGTTGCGTCGTTTATGGGCTTGCAGGCCTGCGGTGGTGATTCCGGCAGCGTGGCCGACTTTGATTACGAGGTGGTCCAGTCTTCGGCGAGTGTCCAGCGGGACACATTCTATATCGAACCGCAGGTCTTTTCTTCGGCAGATTTTTCGATTTCGTCGCAGGGTGAACCGTTTTCTTCTGCGGAGCTTGCGCAATCCCTGTCTTCGTCGGCTTGGCCGACTTCTTCATATACGCTTTTACCGGCATCTTCGGCGTTGGATCCCCGTACTTCGTTTGGGCCGGAACTTTCTTCGGCAAGACTTCCTCCGCATTCCTCGGCCGCGATACCTCCGCATTCCTCGGATTCAAAACCACCTCAATCATCAGCGTCGCAAGAGCCTTCTTCGTCTGCGGAATCGCCACTCGATTTCAGCTTTTATCGTGGCGCCGATATTTCTACGGTGCAGGAGTATGAACGCTTCGGTGCGAAATTCTACGATGTCGACGGAACGGAAAAGGACATTTTTTCACTGCTCAAGAATCACGGCTTCAACGCCATTCGCCTAAAGACATTTGTTTCGCCTAAGGCTCAGTATGGTTATGCGGCGCAAGGCTGCGAACACGATGCCGAGGCCTATGCCGACAAGGAGCATGTCGTTGCCTATGCCCAAAAGGTGAAGGCGGCGGGAATGGCATTCCTCCTCGACATTCATTATAGCGACAACTGGGCTGATCCGGGCAAGCAAATTATCCCGAGCCGGTGGCGTAGCGTTCAGAGTTCCGATGCTCTTGCGGATTCCGTTTATGCCTATACTTACGACTTGGTAAGCGCGCTCAAGCAGGTAAATGCGACCCCCGACTTGGTGCAAATTGGAAACGAGACTACCCCGGGCATTATGATTCATGTGCCTAACAGCAGCACAAACTGTTGGGGGAAAAATGTAGACAAGGCTCCGACGAGCATCAATGGTGATATGGGAACATCTAGCGGAAAGGCGAATGCGGCTAAGTACTTTAAGGCAGGAATCCGCGCAGTCAAGGCGGTTTCGCAGAATATCAAGACGGTACTTCATATCGAGGGCATTCACAAGACGTCAACCGTGAACTGGTGGATGACAGAAATCTTCAAGAACCAGAAGGTCCCTGCAGACGTGATGGGCTTTTCTGCGTATACGGCTTACGATGACGGCTTGCCGGATAGCTGGAAAAGTTTGTTTGAAAGTCTTGCGTCAAATTACCCGAATCTTGAATTTATCGTGGCGGAATACAACGGTGGCGATGCCAACAACCACTATAATTATGACGGATCGCGCCGCCGTACTGATGAAATGGTACGGGGCCTAGACCGCTGGATAGGCGCGTTTTTCTGGGAACCGACCTTGTACGGAGAGTGGGGTAGCGCCCTTTTTGACTGGCGTGGCAGTGACCTTTATGCGAACAAGGATGCTTTTGACGAGTATTCGGTTGATGTCCGTCACTGA